GAGCTGGCTGTTTCCAATGTTGATACGTAAGGGTTTTATGTACAGCAACAgcacacacatcagctcactcggacttgaaaaaaagaaatctgaggATGCTGGCAGGAAAAAACTTTGGCTAAATTCACACGTGCAGCTCATCCTGAAATGGTCATTTAGTTTCAGGAGATTTGAGCAAGTGTCAAAAACGACTTCCACAGAATGAATGACGGAGAACGTTCTGTTATATTAAGGTATGTGTTTTCTGAGTGGGGCTGATGCAGTCAACACAGACAAGATCTCCTGCTGCACAAGCTCTCGAAAAGAGGCGCCGGTCaggatcagttggtagagcaggagACCCACATACATATaaagaggctatagtcctcaacaCAATGGATGCAGGTTCAACTTCAGGCTCTCTCTTCTCTGCCcatattcctttttttgtcagctgtcctgtccaataacTGCAAATTGCCAAAAATTCTTTATATCAGCCATCATATTGCTATTGAAATCAGTCTAAGGATTACCATATCAGTCGGGCAGACTTATGTGACAAAAGTTAAGCAAATTATTTTCTCTATGACACTTTGACAGAATTTCATTTTTCGCAACGGTGCCCTAATTAAAGTGTTTCATTCGTAAAGGATGTCAAAGTCTGCTCTCTTGTTCATGGTCAGTGTAGCACAGTCTCTATGGTGTCTTAGTTCATTAAACATCTGTTGATCTCTCCTTCCCTCTACCCGGCACCCTGCCATAGACAATCTGCTGCATGGATGCTGATCTGTTCCTGgttctgacctctgacctcccaGGGACCAGACCTCTCCTTTGGGAATGAATATATTGTGTCCAATAATGATGACATTACAAACCCCCacttaatttaaatgtatgcagCCAACATTTACGCGAGCAATAGCATATTAAAGAAGAGTCAAAATCTGAAGAAAACTATGAAAAAGGGGAATAGTCCCCTGACAAGTCTGAGCATATTTCTCCATGATACCAGCATAGCCTGTTTTCTCCTAAACGATAAACTGGCTGAACTGCAGCCCACACAGTCGAGCTATCTGAAAAGTGATCTTCAATGTTTTTGAATCCAAacgacaaacaaaaacagataaaggagggaaaataaaaaacaaaaggttgaGATGAGGACAGAAACTCCAAGCGCTTGTTCCATTAACCCATATTGACGCACCGGCTGAATGTGTCGCTGCAGGTTGTCAAACGGAGAGCTTCCAGATTATTCAAAACACacggtttaaaaaaacaaaacaaaaaaaaacattagttaAAACGATGGTTTGTGTGACTTGCCATGTCCAAGCTGTACCTGCACCTGATATACTCGGTTCAGCCCCCACCCCtccaaacgcacacacacacacacacacaaagaatctACGGTACGTTGCTGTGCGTAACGGACAGGTAACGCTGTAGTATGTGACTGAAAAATGACAGAACATTTGACGTTTTCCACGCGCCACAACACGAGTCAGGACGCAGAAGACAAGACGATGACATAAAGCAAATCATATGACTCACCTGGATGTCTTCGACATTAAGTCCAGAGCGCGGAGTGTGCTGGAAAAGGCGAGGCGATGCTTCGGTGTTGCCGCCTGTCACCGGGAAAGGAGGAGTTTGTGTTTACTCCAACATAACAGAGCTGGCTGTCAGCGAGCACACGGATCCGGTCCCTGTTCGGCGAAGAGAGGGAGACACGCTGCGGCCACAAGCGGTGTTACAAGAAACCAGAGGACCTGAACCTCACAGAGTCTAACGGAGTCTCACGGGAACACAATGAAGGCAGAGGATGGGCGTTTACAACATTTCCATAACACAAGTGGAAGGCTAATCTTTTCAGCAAAGTGGTTCCCTTTTgatttcatacttttttttttttaaatacttttttgacaacatttttgtggacttttttttatttgttacaatatttttttttatgtaattagaattttttatttcatgtttcatgttttttcctGAAAAATCTTTTACGTTTTTTGATCATTAACTATTCAATtaaattttatttgtaaagcacatttcatacaaacgTAAACTCATAGTGCtgtacagaagaagaaaaataaacaatcacAATACATactaatttaaaataataaacaaaaacgaaacaaaaaacatgaaaaaacaaaacaaaataataataataataataataaatgaacaaGTGGATTCAAGAGCTCACTTTAAACCAGAACATGTTTGTAGATGGAGCATGCACCATCCCATACAGCACATAATTGTGTACTTTTTATCTACTTCCACAGTGTAATGTAATAATGTAAAGTATGAGAGATAGACATATAAGCCTGTTgttgaaattttacattatttctaACGTAATTACACTGACAGATAACAGTATTGTttgaaacatttagcaaaaggaTTAAACAGATTCTCTTGAAAGCTTCTTAACAACAATTATAAACCAGGAAGTCTTGAAGCGTAAAGCCATAAAGAAAAAGATTGCACTCTTCCTGTCTGGTCTTAAAGtagtttcattttgtgtcatGGTTCAATGTCGTGTTATATCTCAGTACGTAatgtcacaaacacaaagagacaatcATTTAGGTAAAAATGCAGCTCCTGGTTCAAACTTTGAACCAAACATGTTGCCATTTTTTTCAGTGAAATGATAACAACTCTTACCATGACGCTAGCGCTTTATTGATGACGCATGACCGCGCCTCACTCTTCCAGTAACTTTTTATAGAGAGACTGGTAAATAATTAATCAGTATGATATTTTATGACCACACAATGTCAAAATCAAGGGCTTTGAATCCAAGCATGTAAATGTTATTACTTAAAAAGTTGTCAGGTGTTTAGACATTgaaaaacagggaaaaaaaatcatagaaGAAACCCCCAGTCCCTAAGCAGCTTGTTCTGCTGAGTGAATTTTCTTGCCATGCAGAAAACATTAAGCGACTCTAACCacacataataaaaacatacatgattattttctgcagtCTGATATGAGATATGTCATTATCTCATTGAATGTGGTGGAGACACCTGTGTCCCTGCCATGACAACCAGCCTTGTCTTTTCCTTCCCAACCAAAGGTCACAGCCATAACCGAGAGATTTACGACCAGCAGTCCACATTGCACTCCACCCAGGCAGGTAACTCAGACACCACTCTTTAGAGGATCACAGGGTCTGAACCTGCTTCAGACGAGAAGAGACACTGGGATTCAGATCTAACTAGCACAACTGGAATACTGTGATAATGCCTTCCACAAAGAAGATTCTGCATTTCATGTCCAGTGCGTTGGTCACCGCCATATCGGTTGGGTTGCTGGGGTTTTCCATGTCAACACAATGGTCTACAACAACTTTGGAGTGCTCAAGGCCTGGAAGTGGTGTCTTTAACGGAAGTGCTGTGGTCAAACTGGATCTTTTTAGCGGGAATGTAGAAAGAACCTCCTGCCCCTCCTTTGGAGGAGTCGATGCTTTTGACGGTAATTTTTGTAACCTTTTGGAGGTCTTTTTCCACCAACATTAAGATATTATGCCATGCTGAGATTTCTGCCTCCGCTCGACAGAGCTGAAAGATTTTATCTAAACTACTCAGCAGTAAATTGTACTTACAGTGTACTTGTTATTCTGGAAGACCCAAAGAAAacactttcatttgtttttacgGGCACTATTTGTTATGGTAAAGTAGTTCCAAAGACAGTCCCTGAGTAAATACGTAAAAAATTACCTATGTTTCCCAATAAAGTCCAGTAATGTTATATAAATCGTACATTTTCTAACCAACCTTCTTTtactgtgtgcacatgtgtgtgtgtgtgtgtttctgtgtgtgtctgtgtagtgTTTCCTAAGTTGGTAGAAGCAGGAGGTGCCCCTGTTATCCTGTATGGTTTGGTTTTGGGCCTGTTGGCCCTGTGTCTGCTGTTTTCGGCCTGCAGCATCCTCATCTCCCTCTACAACAGTGTCAGCAACCCTTATGAGACCTACATGGGGCCTGTAGGAATGTATGCCTGCAGCTCACTCAGCAGTAAGTCATACAAATGTCTACTGGAAAGTGTTTAACATTGTACTAAATTGTATCCTGGTATGTACCAATAAGTGTATCTTTACTGGTCTGCCTTATTAGTCATCATATTCACAAGATGGACAATTCCTTCTGAAGTAATACTCGGGGTGGGAAGCTCAAACACTGTTATTATCAAGTTGGAGGGGGAGGATGTGTTTCACTAACGAGGACGTTTAGTAGAGTTCTGAGCCTACgctgcaaaatgtttttaaaaaaaaaacatatcaaaggCAACACATCTCAAGTTCCAAGTAAAGGAGgacaaaacaccaacatttcACTAAATGATGAGCCAAATAAACTTAGTGAAATGTAAGTATTGTGTCCTCCTTTCATTGGAGCTTGAGATGTGCTGCCTTTATATATATTCAActgtttttattaatttgtgCTATTTCAGACATAgtccaacatcatcatcactccACCCATTCTGACTGATcaaggcatttaaaaaaaaaaatcaatataaaGTCTGGACATACATTTCAAGTTAAGCATATAACATATTTGGGGATGTGTTATCTTAGATGGACAAAAGCAAAAGTTAGCAGTGAGTAATTTTCTAGCTAACGTTACCATTTGACAGCATTTGTGTCACATAAGGAAATGGGTAAATCCCTTGCTCACTGTAATGTTAGTCATTAGACTGTATTGTTAGCATAAGGCTGACTGTAGCGGCACACTACCTTGCAAGCTAGGCTATGCTAGGATGTGAGCTTGCCGAAAAGCAAGATAATAGGAGAGGAAACTAGCTAGCTTTACCTTTAGCAAGAGATGTGGCATTTCCTCTCATATCATGTCA
The genomic region above belongs to Labrus bergylta chromosome 21, fLabBer1.1, whole genome shotgun sequence and contains:
- the LOC109992193 gene encoding clarin-3, with the translated sequence MPSTKKILHFMSSALVTAISVGLLGFSMSTQWSTTTLECSRPGSGVFNGSAVVKLDLFSGNVERTSCPSFGGVDAFDVFPKLVEAGGAPVILYGLVLGLLALCLLFSACSILISLYNSVSNPYETYMGPVGMYACSSLSTCVAVVALILYVLNLFMTAMAEDLVRSFAENIPAEIKNKSTQMDLGFYLLIPYIVLSLVAIALIYLYDHAAYTHRREQQRPTEDAPKEIMMY